The region CTGAAATTAGGGTTCAGTTGCTGTCTAGTGTTCGGGTTCGGTAAAACCGTATTGAATTCACGTAATTTGTTCGTTTTAAGCTTGGTTAATGTGTTTTAATGATTTGGATCATAATTATGAAGTTGGGTATGTGCGGAAATGTCTGAACCACGTCAGAATTGGAAGTAAGGGCTGTTTTTTAGCGTTTCATGACGTGAGATCATCTCTCACAACGTGAGAGGagccctcacgacgtgagggacATCCTCACGATGTGAGGAGGGTCCTCGCGACGTGAGGAAGCCTCTCACGATGTGAGGAAGGCCCTCATGACGTGAGAGGGCTTGGTTTCTCTCGGGTATAACGTACCCCGACCCAACATTGACTTATGGactttgaaattttgaaatttggataTAAAACATGACGTTTGTGGTTAGGGCTTTAAAATGAATATACTACGCAGTTGGAAATCGATAAGGTGAATACGACAATTATACCAGCTAAGTACAAGGTGTTTATTAAGAATCTATCGAGGTTAAGAATCGTATATAAAACAAGATGGTATCACTTTAAGTTGCAAATAGGGTTTTGGTATCCagataacatttataaattaaacgtacGTGTGTTTGGAATAGGTAACAAACGTGTCGACGAGCTACTagaccgacgagctggaataggtAGGGGATCGAACAACACATGGAACTTACATTCGTGGGATTATGATTTTGCATTTTTGAATAGCAGTCACTGCGAgttacattttactttcgtgcATTATTCGTAAAagctatttgatatattataaatagtattaTCGCATACATCAcatattatatgatttgaaTTGTATAGTATAGTATAtcgttgtttgattgttttaagTATAATAATCTGGTGTGCGATCCGAGGgaacaactacctattgggtgtcaataggctaggTGATCACCAGTGTCAGGTAAGTCTTAGCCAGTAGAACTAGACTATTTATTTGTGAATGTGATACGAGGTCAGCATGATTGAACTATCCCACAGACTGTATCTAGCGAGTCGTCATgattgaactatcccgggactccgATTGATTGTTGGATTAAACGTTGGTACGAGTcaccatggttgaactatcccggggctgTACCAAATGGTTAGTTAACATGGTTGAACTATGTCGTAACCGACCATCAGGATTAAGAAATTGTTATTGTTAATGAATACTAGGAAATGCCTAGTTCATGATTGTAtataagattagggttttgatcGGATCAAACGCTTGAAAAATagaatatgtttatatatacatgctttgtttttaaatgcgatgttatatttttataataccattagtaagaTGTAAACTCACttagtatttcccaaaatactgaccccctcactattgttacttttcaggTGATTGGAGTCGGATTAGACAGACCACCTCCTTTGTGTCAGAAGTCGTTTGACTTGTACAAAGTACGATTCCTTATAGAGCTGAACTAGCCAGTAGGTGTTAATTAGTATTTGATTAAGGTTTTAAATTCAAacgatattttatattgtaaactttGATAcggtttataaacattatttgtttataaaagacgttttatccgtttgatttCTGTATCAATTTCCATGAATAGAATTGGTCGTGATTATGACTAGAGACAGAGTAGTGCCTGATATGAGATATCTCTTTGTAAGATCCTTGTTTCTAAGAATCGTTTCGCAGCGGTTTTCAAAAAAtgaatacgatattttaatatctataattatattatataaagaagCTTTCTGAAAACGTATTATGCATTGTAATATATTTTACTTTGCgcaaaaattaatagtggttttagccttgctacgggttttggagctaccactcccattccctagcgccggtctcggctcaataatttggatcgtgacaagagtttagctttggaaaaactcaacACTGGTAAGTTAGAGATTATCTTTGAAAAATCTCATAGTTGGTGTTTAGCTAAAAAACACTAAGTTTAAAGTTAGCCTAAAAAACTCTTTGTGAATTCcttttagtggattctaaatctcaatctttaattgagtagtggagtagaaTTGATTTGTGAtctgaaccactctaaatctctcgTGTCAATCCTCTATCTCTTAAACTCCCTCTAATTCCTATATTCCGCATTCAAagagtttaattttttgatttacaTTTAAAAACCACGGTTGCCATACCCCAAAGGGTCTTTTAATTACTTTGTTACCATTATTGTATCATTTAATGCTACAAAACCCATATACTTTTCAATTAGTACAATCTTCTACAAGTTTACATGTGTCAAAAATAAACACATGTGTTTTCGGTTTTTCACCCAACATCTTCTCTACCAATAGCCTATACGTGTCTCATCTTTCATCTTCCTTttctagaatttttttattacattttcTTTTCAGAATCAAATTCCTAAATTACATACACAACCCTATAAATTCCACCAACTTAAACTTGCCATGACCAGCCCAACTACCATGTTATTGTTTCACAAAATCGAGTACTATATAAATACCAGATTCATAGTTTCTGGATAATGATATACACAGAGACAAATCACTTCCTGCCAAATCTTATGCATTCTCTTGGGGTGGGTTAGATTCTTTTTGTAATATTGTTATGGATGGGTACTGTGTTCTTTGTACAATTTTGTCATTTAAGGATTGGCTCGCTTCGTAATTGCTATGGGTGGGTACTGTTTGTATATAACTTTCTtggtttattaatgtttttaatttggGTACTTATTTTGTTgtattttctttctatttttgactgattttagtgtattttttgtgtttaaATTTTTGCATTCTGTAAGCAAACCATGGTTTGCATGCAATTATTGCAGGTTTTCATACATTAAGACTGATATTTAAGTGGTTAGtagcttttcttttttaatgaaAAGATAGATGATCATAATTATAGTTTTGAACACAAATAGTTGTATTATCTGTTTTTTGTTTCATCTCAAAAAATTAGTTATCTAATCATAATCTTTAACAGTTGTACATTTCTAAAACATCTTtaatatatttcatatatatttttgatacatctcagatagataaatcaataaatatatgaattaatttttgtattttagtattattaaattgattaagtatcaataaaaataaattaaaaagataattgaGTGTAGATGTTATAGAGAGGATACTTCTCtgatacatttccgatacatatttgatacatttccgatatatatttaataaatatttgacaGTTCGAATCCTCTTTCTTGTTTTTTATACGTCTTCTTTTTAGTAGTTTtgttacttatatttttataaatatttgacacatctctaatatatatttaatgctCATGAAATCATATTTTCTCCTTGATATATacttgatacatctccgatacatatccgatacatctttaatacataatttatcattttagaTGTAACTAATAGAAACATCTTCAAATCGTAATTTATACTCTCTCCgtcctaatagagttgtccactttgagaatttttttttgtcccaaaactcttgtccatttacaaaaagtaacaatttttacactccaatttttctatattaaccCTAtttccactaatgagtaaatgaaaagtaaattgcaaatgcacctatattaaataagggcatgataagaaaaataaggaaaattttacaaaacaaataaacaatgattgttttttttaaactgtgtaaTAAAGGCAAAGTAGACAATTTTATTGGAACGGAAGGAGTAGAtgataaatacatttcaaatttaattaatagatacatggttgatacataatttaaacATGATAGATAGAAAATTCAATACACTTAATAaatacattattgatacatgatttatacatgataagtacaatttttaaaattaaatggatATGTcgttgataaataatttatacaaaatatatacatttttaaaaatatatttaatagatacatctcagatacatattatatatggtagatatattattttatacattAGATCCGTTTTTCATTTGTATCAACAATGTATCCGATgcataattcataaaattatacttgttttttaaaattattcatgtgtgtatttttattttaaaatttaatattttaaaatttaaataaatatataagtaaattattattttattaaaaaatttaaaagtaagtATAAAATGAGTACCCAATTCAACTTGCTGAATCGGGTACAAAATGAATTGGGTACAAAAGGAATTGGACCCAATTGAACTTGCTGAATTAGGTACAATTCATACACTGACCCGCGCGTTATGTGCGGATCAGTATTATTTAATTTGGTGCACAAGATAACGCGTCAGCTGGCCTGACGCGCGCGCTAACGTCAGTGTGCGTCAGAAAGACGCACACTGACGTCAgaaaaatggtatttttgatattttttttaagaaaatggtGCAGATGAAATTTTCATAATGACATAATATTGTGTGAAAATAGAAGCTATTTTTCTcgtaattttgttatttttttaacctttttttcaCTTCAATCTAAACAAATAGCTACAATTGaatatgaaaattgaaaaatggatTGAAAGCGTAGATTCTGAAAGGTTAGGTCATAAACGAAAAACAAtcaaaaagatgaagtattttTAAATCATTAAGTCTTTTCTATATCATAACATATTTATAGcaaatatataacttttttgGATCTTCATGTTTATTTGAACATGAGGGGCCATATTCATTAAATCTAGaccattaattataaaataaacggtatagataaaaaaaatttaattttaattaaattaatatacaccattcattttataaaaatggtGTAGATCAATGAACATGGTCTCCCTAAGAATCTCtatccatatttttaattttttgcacaTAGTCagcaaaattcaaaataatgtatttgatataatttttaaaaaaattcacactaattgtatttaaaaataatataagtgtaTTCGTGTTTAGATGTTAGTTGAGAGAATTtgaatgtaaattttaaaattataaaaaggtaaaacggtattttaaaatactattatatttttgagtaatgctatataatcTAACACTTTTAATCTACTTTACCGCTTGAcatgttaattaaaaaaatggattgattaaattctattttttgagatatacgCTTTTGAATGAAAATTAGACGAATGAAACTTTGCCACGCAAGATGGGTtgaaaaagtttataaaatatcTCTTTTTCGTCAAAGAAGAAGTGGTTAAGATACTATTAGTAAACACGATATTTTTGTTGTTATAAGTCATACTGTGTGCCGTTTATCGTTAATGAAGAGTGAGAAAAATGGGAAGGGAGTTATGGGTTTCTCTGAGACATTCCATGTTTCctataaattataattctaaCACTTTTATCAGTAGCAGAAGAAGAAGAGGGTTTCGTTTTTCTGTAATCAAGAATTACAAACACTATGATTTCCAAGGTAACCAATTTTCACTCTGATGCTTATTTGATGTATGCTCTTTGATTTCTGATTTATAATccttttttgttatatttagaATTTCTTAATTTATAGTTTAGAGTCTGGACATCATTATAGATTTTAAGGCGATAACAATGGAGATTCAAATCACAGCCTCTTTCAGTTTGAGCTAATTGCTTTTATTGTTGTTAACAATGGCGGATTCGGAACTTTTTATAAGGCGGAAAAActatactattaaattttatattcgtAATTTTTGAAGATTCAAAGGTGGGCAATTGTCAAAGATAAGCTCTTTCTAAATCTGCCCGTGCTTGGTCCTTAACTTTATAATGATAGCCTGTGTTTAGActagaattaaaaaaagaagagcAAGATATTGCTGTTAACTTAATGCTGATTTTGTGTTAATGTTACTTAGATCAGTTTCTAATTGATTTACTGCAGGGCTTTTGAGTACTTTGGATTTCGGAACATAGCATTTCATAAGTAATTACAAAGTAATTGTCTATTCTAGTAGTAATAGTACACCTGCCAGCCATAGTTTCAActtatgttgcacggaaattttcccgatttgtttcatttttgtttCCGGAATACTTCTAAAACTACAAACTCTATATGTTTATAAcctttgtttaaaatttattgctTTTTTGTTTTCCATTTCGGTGTATCCCGTTTaccatttcaacattttttcgTTATGTGCTTGCTAGATTGCTTTCAACAAGCATTCTTATTCATAATTATATCATTGCTTAAACTTTTGCCATTTTTATTTGACTGATATCTATAAAATCATTTCGTCAATATTAGAACCAGGTGATATAGAGAAATTACTGTAAGGATATATTATGTTATCAAATTTGAGTGGCAggttacacttttttttctttcacatAATTACATTTTGCATTCACTATGTTTCATATCCGATCTTGCACACATATGGGAATATAGCACATGTGAGAAAACTTGAATTGTATTAATTTGGTTCAAAAACTGATATAAATCATGTTCAATGAATTAAGTAGTCGTGAACAGTATGTTGACAAATTTAGAGTGCAAGTTTAATGGAAGCTTCGTTATCTGAAAAGCCTCATTTTTTTTGGCAAGTGATTTTAAGTTTTCATATCAACATTGTTAATGCCATTTTTTCGGCTTCTatcatatttgtttttattgcCGCAGTTATTAACTCTTATAGATGCTAAGAAAAATTCTATCTCAGATTTTCAGGGCTATGCAAGACCCTCTCGCCTTTTAGAAGCCACAGAACCAAAAGTTTGCACAGAAATCTCACAGGAAAAAGATAGTCCAACTTTGAAGGTGGGTGGGTCTCGGTCTCTTTTCAAGGTTAAGCTACAGACAAGTAACGCCTATGGGTCAAGCCTTAGCGATCAGAATGCTGGAATACTCTTATGTTTAATAGACACAAATGGTGACTCTATATTGCAGAGGATTCCTATGATTTTGAAGTCCAACTCTGCAGAACCCTTGAACGAGGCAGGGTGCAATGTAGTTCATTTCCAAAGAGGTTCTGTTGATGAATTCACTTTCGAGGGACCAAAACTGGAACGAATTGAAGCTCTTTGGGTCAGCATTGAATCAGGTTAGTCCCTTGTGTACATGTATGTAGTCTATGCAATATAACTGTGGAAGATGTTTGTTGGTAGTGCCCATTTCGCGTTCATTTATTGTGAAGCATAGTGATGCTTAGTTAACAATTGTCATTATAAGGAGGAAGCCTCTGGGCTGTAAGCCTAGAAGAGTAAACCCAGCCTAAGGAATACAATGATAAGAAAAGCATATGTCTGGAATGAGAGGCAAAAAAGGTAGGACTAGTTCTTCTTCATTTGTGAAAACTACTGATTCGAGAACAATTTATTGCCTTGGCACAGCTACCAGCCAAAGCAAATAGATTTCAGGTTGGCGTCAAGGTCTCAACGAGCCTTTCCAAATTATGTTAATAACTGGAGGAAATATCATAGAATAGGCTAAAATTCTCTTAATATCTTTATGTATCTTCTTAAGTGAAGGATTGTTAACGTGAATTGGCCTACTCCTAACCTCCTTATAGGATGTGGCTGTTCGGGGCATATTTAAGACATGAGAATGTTAAAGGAAGAGACTTCTGGTTATTAATAGCATTCCTGACTAAAGTGCGGTCTTTATTTTCCACATTTATACTTGTTAGATACATATGCATTCGGGACAGATATGTAGGATAACTCGTTCATTTGCTACTGGAATTGACGGCCTTTTCTCAcctctatatttttaatttccaaGTCAGGTCAGTGGAGATTAGGTGATCTGAGCCTGACAGTCATTAGCCCTTGCCAATCTACATCAGAAGAAACAATTCAGTTTACTGCTTTCGAGTATGAATTTCAAGTTGATGACATTTTACTTGGAGACCAGAGTGAAACATCTGTAGTGGAGCTGAGACCCAGCCTTGTCTCAGAATTTTCCGGGGTTGATCCGTACAACTTGTTTTTCTCAACCTCTACCAAATCAACATCTATGAAGATTTCGAATGAGGAAAGCATGAGAGAGTATGCAGATCTAAAAATATCCTTATTATCTTATGATGCTGCTCTAATTTTTGTTGGTACAATAATAGCAAATTTCGCAGCCGGTGAAAATTCAGGTTTTGCATTCTTCATTGGTGGAATTTGTGGATTCTCATATTTGTTACTACTGCAAAGGTCTGTTGATGGGTTACCAGCTTCACCGCCCACATCCGGGAATGATCAGCTAAATAGAGGAGGGTTCAAGGGGATAGTATTTGGGTTGGCATTGGCAGTAGGATTTACCGCTCTTGCCGTGAAATATGGCTATGGAGATTTCGAGATGATGGTTACCCCTAAAGAAATTTTGGTTGGAACAATGGGGTTTTTGGCATGCAAAGTTGCCGTGGTGCTAGCTGCATTTAAGCCTATTTCCATGGAATTGAACGAGAACGAATGATGCTTTGCCGTTTGTTCTGTGGATTTTCTGTAGAAAATAGAAAGTgcatatgtatatatgtataggGCCAAATCCATGTAGAGGCCCCtctactttacacttttttttctttgggtccttatacttcatttttgtattatctggtccctctacttacctgttttttattttcaaatcatttttgagttttttccagtccttttgtgtgactggaggaaaaacaaattgtaagtagagggactggaggaaaaaaaattgaaagtacagggactgaaaaaactcaaaaaggacctgaaaatcaaaaatatataagtagaaggaccagataatacaaaaataaagtataaggacctacggaaaaaaaagtataaagtgTAGGGATCTCTACATGGGTTAAGCCTATATGTATATACAACATGAAAAAAGATTGAAATATAGAAAAACAGTACATATTTTCTTGTTTTGGACACTATTAACTGAAAATGTATGCTATGGAAGCTCGTAAACTTTTTCTTCTGgttttatctatactatatcaatttatatctatactatatataaaagcacggatggggggaggagacagacaaatttactgaataatccttattaatttattactaaataaaaattttatggtcattacttaattaattaataaattaattgcaaaagatatattctaattagaattctaatgcgatataatataattagagttctaattagaataaaatcataacaaagataataaaaaaagtttagttATAAAGGTAGCCGGTTTACTCATTATTCCCGAATAATGATTTCACATTGTGACATTCCTAACCCAACTACAATTGATATGTAGCTATAATGATTCACATTGTGGCATTCCTAACCCAACTACAATTGATATGtagctataattttattttaataatgaatatttatatattataatggTCTAAAATATCATTTGATATATGAGTAAAAAattgttactggcgttttgcgtttgtaacaacaagcgtgtgaaatgcgggcgtgccaggaagcggattccaaaatgtaacttaacttcttaaacgagcgattggggtttggttaaccttataacaagtactccaatcaagtaatgctaaaacaaagaatccaattgtaaatgtgtttactaattgaataaaatgaaaatacaagtgtttgagtagaaattgcagaagttcaatcgtaaatttctttactgattgaagaaaattgagaatgctaagtgttgagtgtttttgcctttgggctggtttttgttggatttgatcgggggttgcaaattggctgctcttctcttatttatagctttttcctttgaaaaatgttaactgcacacgttcttccccACTTTCACGAACTGTCAATCGTGTATTGTTTCTGCTGCACGTGCTTTTTAACCTCTTTTCTTCTGGAATGGACTTCTTGGActtatgggccatttaaattaatatttaatggccaTCTCAAATTTGGGCTTAATCTTCTGCAAATGGACTTGGACTTTTTGAATCTATTAGGAATAACTAGTCAACCTCTGGAAATCACCTTCTGGAAGTCAACCTCtaaaaatcaacctctgaaaatcACCCTCTGGAAATTAACCTCTGGAGTAAaaattagtcaacctctagagaCCAACCTTTGGAAACCAACATCTAAAGTCAAAATTAGTCAACCTTTGGAAATCAACATCTGAAGTCAaaattagtcaacctctagaaattaacCTTTGAAAATCAACCTCCGAAGTCAAAATTATTCACACTActctttttatcttttgaaaaaagaatatgggcttttatggcctttttgccatatttttaattttggtgcaaacaataccccctatataattggctttttagaaataaagctatttatatatttttcttttagccaaaatttaaaaattttagctTTCACAATGGTTAGGCCTAAggttttattttctgaaattgaTAAGGATTTATGGAAGGGTGAAAATCCTCTAGAAAACATGgtttcaaaagtttcaaaaatatacaaaaatccaaaaggtgaaaaggttttagaagatcaaaaaaatttcaaattcatcttctctctaaaatttaaaacaaaaccctaattcaaaaattaaacccaATTTTTCCCCAAAAATCACTAGACCTCAAACAATGTCACAAATTGGAGTAGAGGGAGAACAATCGCCGATCATCACCACCGCATCTCCGGCGGTCAGCTCCTTGTCAACGCCCACCGTGCTGCCAACCGACAACGATCCCGCGGTTAGCAGCTTTGGCGTTTTGTCTCCCACGGCAGCAGCTCCTCTCCCGCCGTCCAGCTCCTCGCTTGCAGCAGTTATGGAGTCGCCGATCACCGCGCCGTCCAGCTCCTCGCCAGCAGCAGCGTCTGCTCTTTTAACGCCGGCAGCTGTCACTTCCCAACAACTCGGTGAAGATTCGGCGGGCAGCAGCAATGGCGATGCTTCTCGCCAACAGCAACCGTCCGTCGTTCCTTTCCAGCGGCAGCAATAGTCTTCTGTGGCAACGGACAACAGCTCGGTGCCGTCATCAAGCCGTTCCTCTCCGCCAGCTAATCACCTCTCACCGTCTAGCAGCAGCGGCGTCATTCCTCAGCAGCAGGTGTTCGGAGGTTCTGGCCAGCAGCTGACTTCGGCGGCAGCAAGGGTGGACGACAGCTTCCCCTCGGCAGCCATCGCAGCGGCAGCGAGCTCCTCTCCGGCGATTGCAGCAGGTAcattcttttctcttttcaatTAGTCAATTATTTCagatttaattaattgcttaGGATTAATTAATCCACTAaaggaaaaatagaaaaaaattgtgtaatgatttaaaaaaaattagaattcatTAGGTAAAATTTATGAACTCCCTTTGAAATTTTGGTTTGTGTCAATactaattttgtcaaaattcatTTGTTCGAATTTGATTCAATGTCGACATTTGAACTTTCAATTGTCTGGACTTGGTTTAATGTCAACATTTGAACTTTAAATTTGATTCAATGtcaacatttgaattttaaatgcTAATGATTTTAGCATGTTGTGATTTTGACTTCCTTTGCTATTTTTGTAGATGGCGGTTTGCCAACCAGCTTGATGGCGGAAATTGTAGCTACTACACCTGCCTTTAATTCTAAGACACAAACTTCTGGCTTGGCGATTTCAAAGGCAACAACTTCTGGTTTTCCGCCAACCAACACCTCAGGTAAATTTCTTTTGAAATCAAACTCCTAAGATTTAGCTACTGTGATGTGATGCTTGATCTTTTTTGGTTTACCTAAGATTGTGATTTTTGCTTATGCACttcaaactaaaacaatttgaatttaattgcttAACATTGAATTCAATGCTAAAACAACTAAAttcaattattcaaaattttaacttAGTGCCAAGAACCATTTAGATCAATTGCTTAGTAGTGTTTGGCATCAATTTCAGACCTTGCTTCGGCTTCTAAAGAGCCGTTGGTCCTTTATCTGGCTGATGGTACTTTATTTACACCACCCTTCCAACACAATGTAGTGACCAAACCTTTGCAACAAACTGTAATCCTATCAACGGGTAAGAATTGATCTTTAGGACTTTAGATGCATTTTGTCTTCTGGATGGTTGAATACATCTGTATCTTGATATTTGCAGGTTCTCCTAAGTTGGTAGCTACCACTTTCTCTGACTTCGCGGCTCAAAAGCCGGCCTTCAACCCCTTTGCTATACCATCCACCTCTTCTCCTCCAGACAAAGGTAAACCACTGTATTAacttttgtgattggattggttAGTGTGAATTTTGATGCAGGTTTTATTTTAATGGTTTAGGATACCAATAATACTACTAGGAACTTGTAAATTCTTCAGGCCATTAGATAGAATATTCTAAGCCTTTAGAAGTCAAATTTCTAGGTGGTCAAGTTTAATGAACATTTAAGGCCTTACGACTTTTTAGGCCTAAATTTTGATATGCTACTTGAACCATGTTTGTTTTGGCTTTACTTCAACCATTTAAAAactcaaattggctaaatgattggtttatgtttattttattttgagaattgGCAAAAACCAATTTCTTTTGCTTTTGTTTAGCCAATTTTAAAAATgcatatgaaaattaaaatttgcacTTACATGTTTTGGGATACCTACTACGGCACCAGTCAGTAGGGCTGTGGGTGTCCCTATTTCTCCTCTCCTAGTGGGGATTCCCGACCGAAAGGATGCTATTGAAAAGGTATGTCATGGTGAACTCCCCTTTTCTTTTTGAGATTGGGTTTCATGTTGTGAGCAAATGCTTCTCTTTTTTAGGAGTTCAATAGACAAATTCTGGATCCACCAGCCCTTGCTCCTTTTCCACCTTATGTCACCTTCCAGTAAGTTTTGTACTAGAGATTTTTTAGCCGATTTTCACCTTAGTCTTGTTTATTTAAAACTATTGTTTTCTCCGCAGGGACACCTCTTTAACTCCCCTTTTGAAAAAGGGTCTCATCATCCAGGGCATTGGCAATAAAGCTACTCCAGAAGCTCCTCCCTACCCTATGCATGAGAGTGACGTATTAGTATGGGATTGTAAAGTGACAGGGGCTTCTGATATTACTTCCGCCATTAAGTCATGGCCTCGTCAGCCTCCTAAATGGACGGATTGGGTGGCTTGTCTACGTCCTTACTTCCAGAGGGATTGGCGGAGACTGGGTTTACTCCAGCTGATAGAGATAAGCGACAGACATATTGAGCTGAATGCTGGTATGTGCAGATCTTTTCTTCGCTATTGGAGTAGTTCGgccaattcttttatttttcctttcgGCCCGATGTCAGTTACtttaaaagatatcttcatgcTCACCGGCCTTCCGGTTATTGGATTTGACGCCCCTTGTCTATTTGAGGTGGAGACGAAAGACCTCTATTCTTATCCAATTTGTCCGAGTTACCCGGCGTGTGTTTCCAAGTGGAGTGTCTTAACAACACCTCCTTCTTTAAAAGAACATACAGAGTTTCTATGGGTCCTAATATGCAAGTTCATCATGTGCCCCTCCTCCGGCACTCCTACCAAGGAATATTGGAAGCTTGCAAGTAATCTAGCCAACGGGACTTTT is a window of Mercurialis annua linkage group LG2, ddMerAnnu1.2, whole genome shotgun sequence DNA encoding:
- the LOC126670583 gene encoding uncharacterized protein LOC126670583, translating into MGRELWVSLRHSMFPINYNSNTFISSRRRRGFRFSVIKNYKHYDFQDFQGYARPSRLLEATEPKVCTEISQEKDSPTLKVGGSRSLFKVKLQTSNAYGSSLSDQNAGILLCLIDTNGDSILQRIPMILKSNSAEPLNEAGCNVVHFQRGSVDEFTFEGPKLERIEALWVSIESGQWRLGDLSLTVISPCQSTSEETIQFTAFEYEFQVDDILLGDQSETSVVELRPSLVSEFSGVDPYNLFFSTSTKSTSMKISNEESMREYADLKISLLSYDAALIFVGTIIANFAAGENSGFAFFIGGICGFSYLLLLQRSVDGLPASPPTSGNDQLNRGGFKGIVFGLALAVGFTALAVKYGYGDFEMMVTPKEILVGTMGFLACKVAVVLAAFKPISMELNENE